From Draconibacterium halophilum, one genomic window encodes:
- a CDS encoding N(5)-(carboxyethyl)ornithine synthase yields the protein MKNLTLGVIGTSRKQDEKRVPIHPDHLSRLPENIRKQLVFEKGYGAPFNIDDDFFRAQTGGVATRHELLSDLGSVIIAKPVLADLQEIREGGFIWGYPHCAQQVDITQTAIDRKLTLIAFEDMFVWSPNGQIGRHAFYKNNEMAGYCAVIHALQLRGIDGHYGNQRKVIIFSFGAVSRGAIYALKSHGFRDITICIQRPDHEVREEILDVHYVRIRDGKDGEARMVTIEHDGTVRPLSDLINESEIIINGTYQDTDNPVDFVTEDEKDTLKAGTLIIDVSCDEGMGFYFARPTTFNDPILKIDNIDYYAVDHTPSYLWESASRSISAALIVYLPTILGGSKSWMGDTTIEKAINIQNGVVKKASVLTFQNRMSKYPHEYIKAKT from the coding sequence ATGAAAAATCTAACCTTAGGAGTGATTGGAACTTCAAGAAAACAAGACGAGAAGCGTGTGCCGATTCATCCGGATCATCTGTCGCGTTTACCAGAGAATATCAGGAAACAATTAGTCTTTGAAAAAGGATATGGTGCTCCTTTTAATATAGATGATGATTTTTTTAGAGCACAAACGGGAGGTGTTGCAACGCGTCATGAACTGTTATCTGATTTGGGTTCTGTAATTATTGCCAAACCTGTATTAGCTGATTTACAGGAAATACGTGAAGGAGGATTTATTTGGGGATATCCGCATTGCGCACAACAGGTAGATATTACCCAAACAGCCATAGACCGGAAACTTACACTAATTGCCTTTGAAGATATGTTTGTGTGGTCTCCAAATGGACAAATTGGCCGACATGCTTTTTACAAGAACAATGAAATGGCCGGCTATTGTGCCGTTATTCATGCCCTACAATTACGGGGTATCGATGGTCATTATGGCAATCAGCGCAAAGTAATAATATTTAGTTTCGGGGCTGTTAGCCGTGGCGCTATTTATGCACTTAAATCTCATGGGTTCAGAGACATTACCATTTGTATTCAAAGGCCGGACCATGAAGTTCGAGAAGAAATTTTAGACGTTCATTATGTACGCATCCGTGATGGGAAAGATGGCGAAGCCCGCATGGTAACGATAGAACACGATGGTACAGTCAGGCCTCTGTCCGATTTAATCAATGAATCTGAAATTATTATTAATGGCACCTACCAGGATACGGATAATCCTGTTGATTTTGTTACAGAAGATGAAAAAGATACCTTAAAGGCAGGAACATTAATTATTGATGTTAGCTGTGATGAAGGAATGGGATTTTATTTTGCCCGGCCAACCACCTTCAACGATCCAATTTTAAAGATTGACAACATTGACTATTATGCTGTTGATCATACACCGAGTTATCTTTGGGAAAGTGCTTCGAGGTCTATTTCTGCTGCACTGATTGTTTATTTACCAACAATTTTGGGAGGAAGTAAAAGTTGGATGGGAGATACGACCATAGAAAAGGCCATAAATATTCAAAATGGGGTGGTTAAAAAAGCATCTGTTTTAACTTTTCAGAATCGTATGTCGAAATATCCTCATGAATATATAAAAGCTAAAACTTAG